One Pseudomonas tolaasii NCPPB 2192 genomic window carries:
- a CDS encoding ferritin-like domain-containing protein: MTEAHLTDVATLRSRARQNVENGAVTEGYDADRKEIIRLLNESLATELVCVLRYKRHYFMATGLKASVAADEFLEHATQEAEHADKLAERIVQLGGEPEFNPDLLSKNSHAQYVAGKNLKEMVYEDLVAERIAVDSYREIIQYIGDKDPTTRRIFEDILAQEEEHADDMADILQDL; the protein is encoded by the coding sequence ATGACTGAAGCACACTTGACTGACGTTGCGACCCTGCGCAGCCGCGCCCGCCAGAACGTCGAAAACGGCGCCGTCACCGAAGGCTACGACGCCGACCGCAAAGAAATCATCCGCCTGCTCAACGAATCGCTGGCCACCGAACTGGTCTGCGTGTTGCGCTACAAGCGCCACTACTTCATGGCCACCGGCCTGAAGGCCAGCGTTGCCGCCGATGAGTTTCTCGAACACGCCACCCAGGAAGCCGAGCACGCCGACAAACTGGCCGAGCGCATCGTGCAATTGGGCGGTGAGCCGGAGTTCAACCCCGACCTGCTGTCGAAGAACTCCCACGCACAATACGTTGCGGGCAAGAACTTGAAGGAAATGGTCTACGAAGACCTGGTGGCCGAGCGCATCGCGGTGGACAGCTACCGCGAAATCATCCAGTACATCGGCGACAAGGACCCAACCACCCGCCGTATCTTCGAAGACATCCTGGCCCAGGAAGAAGAACACGCCGACGACATGGCGGATATTCTGCAGGACCTGTAA